One Desulfobulbus oligotrophicus DNA segment encodes these proteins:
- the mtnA gene encoding S-methyl-5-thioribose-1-phosphate isomerase, translated as MKVNGKVYRSIWLADDGVGVEIIDQTQLPFRFVTVRLNTLDEAMDAISRMLVRGAPLIGATAAYGICLGLREGVSSESLEKMAVRLVSCRPTAVNLRWAVDRMLRVLLPLPEKSRLLEAYQEAARICEEDVQTNEAIGRHGMALIRDIWHSKQKNGPVNILTHCNAGWLATVDWGTALAPVYAAADEGIPVHIWVDETRPRNQGAGLTAWELVAADIPHHLITDNTGGHLMQHGLVDCCIVGSDRTTAAGDVCNKIGTYLKALAASDNNIPFYVALPGSTVDWTLHDGLAEIPIEERDELEVLRIRGKDEEGRVCAVAIAPEATPALNPAFDVTPARLVTGLITERGVCAAGRIGLLSLYPEQAQ; from the coding sequence GTGAAGGTCAATGGCAAGGTGTACCGCTCGATCTGGTTGGCCGACGACGGGGTCGGGGTTGAGATCATCGATCAGACCCAATTACCCTTTCGCTTTGTCACCGTCCGTTTAAACACCCTGGACGAGGCCATGGATGCCATCAGCCGCATGCTCGTACGCGGCGCGCCTCTCATCGGCGCAACCGCAGCCTACGGGATATGTCTGGGGTTACGTGAAGGCGTTTCATCAGAGTCTCTTGAGAAAATGGCTGTCCGTTTGGTGAGTTGTCGGCCGACAGCGGTCAACTTGCGCTGGGCGGTTGATCGTATGCTCCGGGTACTGCTTCCGTTGCCGGAAAAGTCGCGTTTGCTGGAAGCTTACCAGGAGGCTGCGCGGATCTGTGAGGAAGATGTGCAAACCAATGAGGCCATCGGGCGGCACGGTATGGCATTGATTCGTGATATTTGGCACAGCAAACAGAAAAACGGGCCGGTGAATATCCTCACCCACTGCAATGCAGGCTGGCTGGCCACGGTCGACTGGGGAACAGCGCTGGCACCGGTTTATGCTGCGGCTGATGAAGGGATTCCGGTGCATATCTGGGTGGATGAGACCCGGCCCCGTAATCAAGGTGCCGGTCTTACCGCCTGGGAGCTTGTAGCTGCTGACATTCCACACCACCTGATAACCGATAATACCGGCGGACATCTGATGCAGCATGGTTTGGTTGACTGCTGCATTGTCGGTTCCGATCGGACCACTGCTGCTGGAGATGTGTGCAATAAGATCGGTACCTATCTGAAGGCATTGGCTGCATCTGATAACAACATCCCCTTTTACGTTGCCTTGCCGGGGTCAACGGTGGACTGGACTCTGCATGACGGGTTGGCTGAAATCCCGATTGAAGAGCGCGATGAGCTCGAAGTTCTCCGCATCCGGGGCAAAGATGAGGAGGGAAGGGTGTGTGCTGTGGCCATTGCTCCGGAGGCCACCCCGGCGCTCAACCCCGCCTTTGACGTTACACCCGCTCGACTGGTGACGGGCCTGATTACTGAACGGGGGGTGTGTGCTGCCGGCCGTATCGGATTGTTGTCGCTCTATCCGGAGCAGGCGCAATGA
- the feoB gene encoding ferrous iron transport protein B encodes MNTAFTIALAGNPNAGKTTLFNHLTGSRQHVSNYPGITVEQKMGYLLHNGQGLRIVDLPGTYSLTAYSIEELVARDFLINDKPDVVIDLVDASNLERNLYLSTQFLELGVPMVIALNMVDVAEKRGISINAHELEARLGVPVVPIVARSGKGVDQLLDTVLATIKAGEKPTPVHLRYGSDIDEALNRMTDDIESCTTLTAIYPPRWLGVKLLENDEQIVQKMAATYPEAAQRLKKECEEVAKHLQDTLGVYPETVIADHRYGYIKSIIHHGIVTRQFIADRLYASDKIDKVVTHRIVGPLIMAAVLFGLYTFTFNYSTAFVDLLDGFFGLVSGGVDALLPDGPLKSMMISGVIDGVGSVFSFVPILMFMFFGIAILEDSGYLARVAFMMDRIFHFFGLHGSSVMPFIVSGGIAGGCAVPGVMATRTLRSPKERLATLLTVSFMNCGAKLPVLTLLIGTFFADHKALYMFLATIATWVVALCAAKFLRMTILKGSSTPFVMELPPYRFPTFRGVLIHTWERTWQYMKKAGTVILGVSILLWAMMTYPGLPQEREAHFAHLRTQAETTFNTADKAALQQALQKIDADEASEGLRNSIAGRTGLALENISRYAGIDWRTNIALLGGFAAKEVIVSTMGTAYSLGEVDPEEATSLSKRLAKDPNWNPVVALTVLVFIMFYAPCFVTVVCIAREAGSWKWAFFSMAFNTLLAFIMAVTVYHIGSALYLS; translated from the coding sequence ATGAACACCGCCTTCACTATCGCTTTGGCCGGCAACCCCAATGCCGGCAAAACCACCCTCTTCAATCACCTTACCGGCTCCCGACAGCACGTCAGCAACTATCCGGGCATTACTGTTGAGCAGAAGATGGGCTATCTTCTTCACAACGGGCAGGGCCTGCGTATCGTTGACTTACCAGGTACGTACTCACTCACCGCATACTCAATCGAAGAACTCGTTGCCCGTGATTTTCTGATCAACGACAAACCCGATGTGGTTATCGACCTGGTTGATGCCTCTAACCTGGAGAGAAACCTTTACCTGAGTACTCAGTTTCTCGAATTAGGGGTACCCATGGTCATCGCTCTTAACATGGTCGACGTGGCTGAAAAAAGAGGGATCAGCATCAATGCCCATGAACTGGAAGCCCGCCTTGGCGTGCCGGTCGTGCCCATCGTGGCCCGCAGCGGCAAGGGGGTTGATCAGTTGCTTGACACGGTGCTTGCCACGATTAAAGCCGGGGAAAAACCAACTCCTGTTCATCTGCGCTATGGATCAGATATTGATGAAGCGCTTAACCGAATGACTGATGACATTGAGAGCTGTACCACGCTCACAGCAATCTATCCTCCGCGCTGGCTTGGCGTCAAGCTACTGGAAAACGACGAACAGATTGTCCAAAAAATGGCGGCAACCTATCCCGAGGCGGCACAACGGCTTAAAAAAGAGTGCGAAGAGGTGGCCAAGCATCTCCAAGACACCCTTGGTGTTTACCCGGAAACGGTGATTGCCGACCATCGTTACGGTTACATCAAATCTATTATTCACCACGGTATCGTTACCCGGCAATTTATTGCTGACCGCCTTTACGCCTCGGACAAAATCGACAAGGTTGTCACCCATCGTATCGTCGGCCCGCTTATCATGGCCGCAGTCCTCTTTGGACTCTACACTTTTACCTTCAATTACAGTACGGCCTTTGTCGATCTGCTCGACGGCTTTTTCGGGCTTGTCAGTGGAGGTGTTGATGCACTCCTGCCCGACGGTCCACTTAAATCAATGATGATCTCCGGCGTCATTGATGGTGTTGGCAGTGTCTTCAGCTTTGTGCCGATTCTTATGTTTATGTTTTTTGGCATCGCTATCCTGGAAGACTCCGGCTACCTGGCAAGAGTTGCCTTTATGATGGACCGTATATTCCACTTCTTTGGACTGCACGGCTCCTCAGTCATGCCGTTCATCGTCTCCGGTGGTATAGCCGGCGGGTGTGCTGTTCCCGGTGTCATGGCTACCAGAACCCTGCGTTCACCCAAAGAACGGCTGGCAACCCTCCTGACTGTCTCCTTTATGAACTGCGGTGCCAAACTGCCGGTGCTGACCCTCCTGATCGGCACGTTTTTCGCTGATCATAAAGCGCTGTACATGTTTCTGGCCACCATTGCCACCTGGGTGGTCGCCCTTTGTGCTGCCAAATTTTTACGCATGACCATTCTGAAAGGTTCTTCAACACCCTTTGTCATGGAACTGCCTCCTTATCGTTTCCCGACCTTCAGGGGGGTGCTCATCCACACCTGGGAACGCACCTGGCAGTACATGAAAAAAGCCGGCACAGTTATCCTCGGTGTCTCTATTCTGCTTTGGGCCATGATGACCTATCCCGGGCTGCCCCAGGAACGAGAAGCACATTTTGCTCATCTGCGTACGCAGGCAGAGACAACCTTCAACACCGCAGATAAAGCAGCCCTGCAACAGGCACTGCAGAAAATAGACGCGGATGAGGCCAGTGAGGGGCTCCGAAACTCCATTGCCGGCCGGACAGGTCTTGCCCTTGAAAATATCAGTCGCTATGCGGGAATTGACTGGAGAACAAACATTGCTCTTCTCGGCGGGTTTGCCGCCAAGGAGGTCATCGTCTCCACAATGGGTACAGCTTACTCACTGGGTGAAGTGGATCCGGAGGAGGCAACCTCGCTCAGCAAACGACTTGCCAAAGATCCGAACTGGAATCCTGTAGTGGCTCTGACCGTGCTGGTCTTCATCATGTTTTATGCGCCCTGCTTTGTCACGGTGGTTTGTATCGCCAGGGAGGCGGGTTCATGGAAATGGGCCTTCTTTTCCATGGCCTTCAACACACTCCTTGCATTTATCATGGCGGTGACTGTCTATCACATCGGGTCGGCCCTCTATCTGAGCTGA
- a CDS encoding class II aldolase/adducin family protein yields the protein MIAPDLRKQILTTALAMNERGLNQGSSGNISARHGHGLLITPSALPYEQCTPDDVVWIDGEDKVHGMRKPSSEWRMHANIYRSFPQAGAILHAHSMYCTALACLERSIPAFHYMIAVAGGDSIRCAPYALFGSDELSAGAVSALHGRSAALLAHHGMVCFAVDLEKVLALAVEVETLAHMYLQALQVAGEPPLLSRAEMDAVLERFKGYKP from the coding sequence ATGATTGCCCCTGATCTGCGTAAACAGATTCTGACCACAGCGCTTGCCATGAACGAGCGCGGCCTGAACCAGGGCAGTTCAGGAAATATCAGTGCGCGTCATGGGCACGGGTTGCTGATCACCCCGTCTGCCCTGCCCTATGAGCAGTGCACCCCTGATGATGTGGTCTGGATAGACGGGGAAGATAAGGTGCATGGGATGCGTAAACCTTCTTCAGAATGGCGGATGCATGCCAATATTTATCGTTCGTTCCCACAGGCCGGGGCTATCCTGCATGCGCACAGCATGTACTGCACTGCCCTTGCCTGTCTGGAACGCTCCATCCCGGCCTTTCATTATATGATAGCTGTAGCGGGCGGTGACTCCATCCGGTGTGCACCCTACGCCCTCTTTGGTTCTGACGAGCTTTCAGCAGGTGCAGTCAGTGCCCTGCACGGTCGATCCGCTGCTTTGCTTGCCCACCATGGAATGGTCTGTTTTGCCGTAGATCTGGAAAAGGTACTGGCCCTAGCTGTTGAGGTGGAAACGCTGGCACACATGTACCTCCAGGCACTGCAGGTGGCCGGTGAGCCGCCTTTGCTTTCCCGGGCAGAGATGGACGCGGTGTTGGAGCGGTTCAAAGGCTATAAACCGTAG
- a CDS encoding FeoA family protein, protein MPLTESCCHRRIRVCSVNGDRRTCARMANLGVFPGSELELLCKGGGQQCMVKVNGGTISLDALAASSILVTPV, encoded by the coding sequence ATGCCGCTTACGGAATCCTGCTGTCATCGCCGCATACGCGTCTGTTCAGTCAATGGTGATCGGAGAACCTGTGCCAGGATGGCAAACTTAGGTGTTTTCCCCGGGTCAGAGCTGGAACTACTCTGCAAAGGAGGCGGACAGCAATGCATGGTTAAAGTTAATGGCGGTACTATCAGTCTGGACGCTTTAGCAGCATCCTCAATCCTCGTGACCCCTGTGTGA
- a CDS encoding FeoB-associated Cys-rich membrane protein, producing the protein MQKLLVASVVIVAGIFLARRIWRFVRRPDTVSCGCGCSGCAESISCPTQEKVTPPVQKP; encoded by the coding sequence ATGCAAAAACTACTTGTTGCCTCGGTTGTCATTGTTGCCGGTATTTTTCTGGCCCGCCGGATCTGGAGATTTGTCCGTCGTCCTGACACAGTCTCTTGCGGTTGCGGCTGTTCCGGATGTGCAGAAAGTATTTCCTGTCCAACACAGGAAAAGGTGACACCTCCTGTACAGAAGCCATAA
- the gltX gene encoding glutamate--tRNA ligase: protein MEEVRVRFPPSPTGYLHIGGARTALFNWLFAKKHHGKLILRIEDTDEERSTQASIDGIIEGLQWLGIDWDEGPYFQTDYASDHLAAADRLLASGHAYKCFCTKEELEQKREAAVKAKQRDVGYDGTCRHLTPEQVREKESRGLAPVIRFKVPQRQGSMFYDDEVLGRIERNYADIEDFVIVRSNGKPLYLLCNVVDDIRDRITHIIRGQDHMTNTTRQVLLYEALSAPMPIFAHIPLTLDLQKRKISKRSHGEVVAVQFYRDHGFIPWAVCNFLCLLGWNPGTDQEFFSRDELIQAFDLSRVSRANSVFNFKPGDPKFFTDPKLIAVNEHYLRTMDIQLLGEMVRKELEAEALWDPDYATNRYDWYLTTLDMIRDRFHTTKDFVTRGRAYFSDAYEIDPKPLAKNVLKFPELGTWLPTLAKRFAQLTEFSTEATEQATRQLADELAIKPGVLINAMRTVLTGQLAGPSMFDIITTLGRTKVVARLSSIDHLFASRQ from the coding sequence ATGGAAGAGGTACGTGTTCGCTTTCCGCCCAGCCCGACAGGCTATCTCCATATTGGTGGCGCAAGAACAGCGCTGTTTAACTGGCTGTTTGCCAAAAAACATCACGGCAAGCTCATCCTGCGCATTGAAGATACTGACGAAGAACGGTCCACTCAAGCCTCCATCGACGGTATCATCGAAGGTTTACAGTGGCTTGGTATTGACTGGGATGAAGGCCCGTACTTTCAGACTGACTACGCTTCCGACCACCTTGCCGCCGCCGATCGTTTGCTGGCATCCGGCCATGCTTACAAATGTTTTTGCACCAAAGAAGAACTGGAACAAAAACGAGAGGCAGCCGTAAAAGCGAAACAACGGGATGTCGGATACGATGGTACGTGCCGTCACCTCACTCCAGAACAGGTCCGGGAAAAGGAGAGCCGGGGTCTTGCACCGGTTATCCGCTTCAAGGTTCCCCAACGGCAGGGATCCATGTTCTACGACGATGAGGTCCTGGGTCGGATTGAGCGCAACTATGCTGACATCGAAGACTTTGTCATTGTTCGCTCCAACGGTAAGCCCCTTTACCTCCTGTGCAATGTTGTCGATGATATACGCGATCGGATCACGCATATCATTCGAGGCCAAGACCACATGACCAATACCACGCGCCAGGTGTTGCTTTACGAAGCCTTATCCGCACCCATGCCGATTTTCGCTCATATCCCTCTTACCCTTGATCTGCAAAAACGCAAGATCTCCAAACGCAGCCACGGTGAAGTGGTCGCCGTCCAGTTTTATCGTGACCACGGCTTCATCCCCTGGGCAGTCTGCAACTTTCTCTGTTTACTCGGCTGGAACCCGGGCACTGACCAGGAGTTCTTTTCCCGTGACGAATTGATCCAGGCTTTCGATCTCTCACGTGTAAGTCGAGCCAACTCAGTGTTCAACTTCAAACCTGGGGATCCAAAATTTTTCACAGATCCGAAACTGATCGCTGTCAATGAACATTATCTGCGCACCATGGATATACAGCTCCTGGGAGAAATGGTCCGGAAAGAACTTGAAGCAGAAGCCCTTTGGGATCCGGATTATGCGACAAATCGGTACGACTGGTATCTTACAACACTTGATATGATCCGGGACCGGTTTCACACCACAAAAGATTTTGTCACCCGTGGACGTGCTTATTTCTCTGATGCGTACGAGATTGACCCTAAACCCCTTGCCAAAAATGTACTCAAATTCCCGGAGCTGGGTACCTGGTTACCTACACTGGCAAAACGTTTTGCACAGCTGACCGAATTCAGCACCGAAGCGACCGAACAGGCAACTCGTCAACTGGCCGATGAACTTGCCATCAAACCAGGGGTCCTGATCAATGCCATGCGCACCGTTCTCACCGGGCAACTGGCCGGTCCTTCCATGTTTGACATCATCACCACTCTGGGCAGGACAAAGGTAGTAGCGCGACTCAGCAGCATCGATCATCTTTTCGCTTCCCGTCAATGA
- the ispE gene encoding 4-(cytidine 5'-diphospho)-2-C-methyl-D-erythritol kinase, producing the protein MRLKLQAPAKINLNLHITGRRSDGYHLLDSLMQKVSLYDEVDLELCPAGISLECSGEPVPAGRENIVVRAAELFFDATADRRRKNSSGVSIKLIKRIPVAAGLGGGSSNAAAVLRGLNILCDCPCSDEELVRLGLQLGADVPFFLIGAGAARAAGIGEILHPAPSLQNVSVLLVNPGVSVSTRWVYETFALTKHRRADKVSRLQNETYKAVGWCNARENPALPAVMENDLEVVTIAKVPEVGLIKDGLLAGGAFVALMSGSGPTVFGLFVDSAQADECCTMFKSRFPHTYVVTPVQEQ; encoded by the coding sequence ATGCGTTTGAAGCTCCAGGCACCGGCAAAAATTAACCTGAATCTGCATATAACGGGGCGTCGATCAGATGGATATCATCTGCTTGATTCCCTGATGCAAAAGGTCAGTTTGTACGATGAGGTGGATCTTGAATTGTGTCCTGCCGGCATCAGTTTGGAATGTTCCGGTGAACCGGTACCTGCAGGCAGGGAGAATATAGTTGTCAGAGCGGCTGAGTTGTTTTTTGATGCAACTGCCGACCGTAGAAGGAAAAACAGCAGCGGGGTGAGCATAAAGTTGATTAAACGGATCCCGGTTGCCGCAGGTTTAGGAGGAGGGAGCAGCAATGCTGCAGCTGTGCTTCGCGGACTCAATATACTGTGTGACTGTCCCTGTTCTGATGAGGAGCTGGTGAGGTTAGGTTTGCAGTTAGGGGCGGATGTCCCTTTTTTTTTAATCGGTGCCGGTGCTGCCCGCGCTGCTGGAATAGGAGAGATCCTGCATCCTGCACCCTCCTTGCAGAACGTTAGTGTGCTTTTGGTTAACCCTGGAGTTTCGGTTTCGACGCGTTGGGTTTACGAGACTTTTGCGTTGACAAAACATCGGCGAGCCGATAAGGTATCTCGTTTGCAAAACGAGACTTACAAGGCGGTGGGCTGGTGTAACGCAAGAGAAAACCCTGCGTTGCCGGCTGTGATGGAAAACGACCTTGAGGTGGTCACGATCGCAAAGGTTCCAGAAGTTGGCCTCATTAAAGACGGCTTGCTTGCAGGCGGTGCTTTTGTGGCATTGATGTCCGGATCCGGGCCAACGGTTTTTGGCTTGTTTGTTGATTCGGCACAGGCTGATGAGTGCTGCACCATGTTCAAGTCGAGGTTTCCGCATACATATGTTGTGACTCCTGTTCAAGAGCAATGA
- a CDS encoding FeoA family protein, with product MAIINLRKMAINQTGTITVVKVGGELGRRIREMGLIPGTKITVKQRAPLNDPVALRVMDGTLTLRNNEADYIDVDVTL from the coding sequence ATGGCAATCATCAATCTGCGCAAAATGGCAATTAATCAAACCGGCACCATCACCGTTGTCAAGGTTGGGGGGGAACTTGGCCGACGCATCCGGGAAATGGGACTTATCCCAGGCACAAAAATTACGGTCAAACAGCGAGCACCGTTGAACGACCCGGTCGCCCTGAGAGTCATGGACGGTACCCTGACATTGCGAAACAATGAAGCCGACTACATTGATGTCGATGTGACACTATAA
- a CDS encoding FeoA family protein, with amino-acid sequence MDQTGTITVVKVEGEPSRRTQGMGLVPNTKITAKQRAPLNDPVALRVMTAP; translated from the coding sequence ATGGATCAAACCGGAACCATCACCGTTGTCAAGGTTGAGGGCGAACCTAGCCGGCGCACCCAGGGAATGGGACTTGTTCCCAACACAAAGATTACCGCCAAACAGCGCGCACCGTTGAACGACCCGGTCGCACTGCGAGTCATGACGGCACCTTGA
- a CDS encoding glutamine--tRNA ligase/YqeY domain fusion protein has product MITEKNTNSKPLDFIRQIIANDLATGKHKTVVTRFPPEPNGFLHIGHAKSICLNFGIAAENNATCHLRFDDTNPDKESTEYVESIKQDVRWLGFDWGPHLYYASDYFDQLHDFAVRLITMGKAYVCHLSGDEIREYRGTLTEPGKESPYRDRSVEENLDLFARMRAGEFDEGACVLRARIDMASPNIVLRDPVLYRILKSTHHRTGDRWCIYPMYDFTHCLSDMLENITHSLCTLEFENNRALYDWVLDTLKTPNHPRQIEFARLNINYTVTSKRKLLQLVSEGHVAGWNDPRMLTISGLRRRGYTPASIRNFCATVGIGRRESWIDMGVLENAVRDDLNSHAQRVLGVLDPLKIVLTNYPGNQTEELIAQNHPQNPDMGTRILPFSRELYIERTDFMQDAPKKFFRLSVGREVRLRYAYLITCQEAVKDDQGRIVELRCTYDPATKGGNAPDGRKVKGTIHWVSAPHALEAEIRLYDRLFTAEYPDADKEKDFKDFLNPDSLTILTSCMLEPGLGQATIDDRFQFERQGYFCLDSESRSSSGKPVFNRIVTLRDSWAKISESK; this is encoded by the coding sequence ATGATCACTGAAAAAAACACCAACAGCAAGCCGCTTGATTTTATCCGTCAAATCATTGCCAATGACCTTGCCACCGGCAAACATAAGACGGTTGTTACCAGGTTTCCTCCGGAACCCAACGGGTTTCTTCATATTGGTCACGCCAAATCAATCTGCCTGAATTTCGGGATTGCCGCGGAAAACAATGCCACCTGTCATCTGCGTTTCGACGATACCAATCCGGACAAAGAGTCAACGGAATATGTCGAATCAATCAAGCAGGATGTCCGCTGGCTCGGATTTGACTGGGGGCCACATCTCTACTATGCATCGGATTATTTCGACCAGCTGCATGATTTTGCTGTCCGGTTGATTACAATGGGCAAGGCATATGTCTGTCATTTAAGCGGCGATGAGATCCGTGAATATCGCGGAACCCTGACCGAACCCGGCAAGGAGAGTCCGTACCGTGACCGGTCGGTGGAAGAAAACCTCGATCTTTTCGCCCGGATGCGTGCCGGTGAATTTGACGAAGGCGCCTGTGTGCTTCGAGCCAGGATCGACATGGCCTCACCGAACATTGTGCTGCGCGACCCGGTACTCTACCGCATTCTTAAATCCACCCATCACCGGACCGGTGACAGATGGTGCATCTATCCGATGTACGATTTCACTCACTGCCTCTCGGACATGCTGGAAAATATCACCCATAGCCTCTGCACCCTTGAATTTGAGAACAACAGAGCATTATACGACTGGGTTTTAGATACACTGAAGACCCCCAACCATCCACGTCAGATTGAATTCGCACGCCTTAACATTAATTACACAGTCACCAGCAAACGCAAACTGCTGCAACTTGTCAGCGAAGGTCATGTTGCCGGATGGAACGACCCTCGCATGCTGACCATCTCGGGACTGCGACGTCGAGGGTATACGCCGGCCTCAATCCGCAACTTCTGTGCAACCGTTGGTATTGGCCGAAGGGAATCCTGGATTGATATGGGGGTGCTGGAAAATGCTGTTCGTGACGATCTCAACAGTCATGCGCAACGGGTATTGGGGGTTCTTGATCCATTAAAAATCGTGCTGACCAATTATCCGGGAAATCAGACGGAAGAGCTAATTGCCCAGAATCACCCTCAAAACCCGGATATGGGGACACGAATACTGCCGTTTTCCCGGGAACTCTACATAGAACGTACCGACTTCATGCAAGACGCACCCAAAAAGTTCTTCCGGCTCAGTGTCGGCCGCGAGGTTCGGTTGCGTTACGCATACCTCATCACCTGTCAGGAAGCTGTCAAAGACGACCAGGGCCGGATAGTCGAATTACGCTGCACGTACGATCCCGCCACCAAAGGAGGCAATGCCCCCGATGGCCGCAAGGTCAAGGGGACCATTCACTGGGTCTCCGCTCCACACGCGCTGGAGGCCGAAATACGTCTTTACGACCGCCTGTTCACCGCTGAGTATCCGGATGCTGATAAAGAAAAGGATTTCAAAGACTTTCTCAATCCAGATTCATTGACCATTCTCACCTCGTGCATGCTGGAACCAGGGCTTGGCCAGGCAACCATCGACGATCGCTTCCAGTTTGAAAGGCAGGGTTACTTCTGTCTGGACAGTGAATCAAGATCATCATCAGGAAAACCCGTCTTTAACCGGATCGTCACCCTGCGTGACAGCTGGGCCAAAATCAGCGAATCTAAATAA
- a CDS encoding DUF1844 domain-containing protein, whose translation MIENQLNCEECPDGRVKDASGRCVMPKVTFASFILSLNTSALFHMGELEHPETRERVVDRELAKHSIDTLALIADKTRGNLEPDENELLTRILYELKMRFVKLV comes from the coding sequence ATGATCGAAAATCAGTTGAATTGCGAAGAATGCCCAGATGGTCGAGTGAAAGATGCCTCCGGTCGTTGTGTTATGCCGAAGGTCACCTTTGCCTCATTCATTCTTTCGTTGAACACCTCTGCTCTGTTCCACATGGGTGAGCTGGAGCATCCTGAAACACGGGAACGGGTGGTCGATCGAGAACTGGCCAAGCATTCTATAGACACTTTGGCCTTGATAGCTGATAAAACCAGGGGGAATCTGGAGCCGGATGAGAACGAACTGTTAACCCGTATCCTCTACGAACTTAAGATGCGATTTGTTAAACTCGTGTAG